In Schistocerca cancellata isolate TAMUIC-IGC-003103 chromosome 7, iqSchCanc2.1, whole genome shotgun sequence, a genomic segment contains:
- the LOC126092136 gene encoding procathepsin L-like: MMKAHVMLLCIVSGAQAVAFFDLFLEEWNTFKLKHGKKYLTPIEKKIQNENFYGKQKRIAQHNAAFERREVSYQLELNNFGDLLAHEFVATYNGFNKTHNARLRVGIRGSTFIPPANVNAPPYMDWRKHGAVTEVKNQGSCGSCWAFSSTGALEGEHFRKAGYLTSLSERNLIDCSHKYGNQGCNGGLMDQTFTFVRDNRGIDTEESYPYEGDDKCRFKRIDVGADDTGFVDIPEGDEEQLKVAVATFGPISAPTDAGDHSFQFYSKGVYCEPQCSSESLDHGVLVVGYGTTEDGVQYWLVKNSWESDWGEDGYIKMARNRDNNCGIASSASYPLV, encoded by the coding sequence ATGATGAAAGCGCACGTGATGCTGTTATGTATTGTTTCGGGAGCGCAAGCAGTTGCGTTTTTCGATCTCTTTCTCGAAGAGTGGAATACTTTCAAGCTGAAACATGGAAAAAAGTACTTGActcctattgaaaaaaaaattcagaatgaaaatttttatggaaaacaAAAAAGAATTGCCCAACACAATGCTGCGTTCGAACGAAGGGAAGTATCGTACCAGCTCGAGTTAAACAATTTCGGTGATCTGTTGGCTCATGAATTCGTTGCAACATACAATGGCTTTAACAAAACTCATAATGCAAGATTAAGGGTTGGTATAAGAGGATCAACTTTCATTCCACCTGCAAATGTAAATGCACCGCCCTATATGGACtggaggaaacatggtgcagttaCTGAAGTTAAAAATCAAGGATCATGTGGTTCGTGTTGGGCGTTCAGTTCGACAGGTGCATTGGAAGGAGAACATTTCAGGAAAGCAGGCTATCTGACTTCCCTGAGTGAACGAAACCTAATAGATTGTTCTCACAAATATGGAAATCAAGGCTGCAATGGTGGCCTGATGGATcagacatttactttcgttagAGATAACCGTGGAATTGATACGGAAGAATCGTATCCATATGAAGGTGATGATAAGTGCAGATTCAAACGCATTGATGTAGGAGCGGATGATACTGGCTTTGTAGATATTCCAGAGGGTGATGAAGAGCAACTGAAAGTTGCTGTGGCTACATTTGGTCCAATTTCTGCACCTACTGATGCGGGTGATCATTCATTCCAATTTTATTCTAAAGGAGTTTACTGTGAGCCACAGTGCAGTTCTGAGAGCCTTGACCATGGAGTGCTTGTTGTCGGTTATGGGACAACAGAGGATGGTGTTCAGTACTGGTTGGTGAAGAATTCTTGGGAATCAGACTGGGGTGAAGATGGTTATATTAAAATGGCAAGGAACCGTGATAACAACTGTGGAATTGCAAGTTCTGCAAGTTACCCTCTTGTTTGA